The Campylobacterota bacterium sequence GAACGGGAGAAACTGGGCGTAAAGTTCGTCGTTGAGAGTGATATGGGGCTTGGGAGAAGGCTCCCAATTCAAAAATTTCTGTATCTTTCGTAGAAGATTCAACGCAGACCCTTCAGGGGACGGTTACGAATCTTTTTTCAGAGTACGAAGCTCGGAAGCAGAAATTTTGAGTTTTTTGGTGGTACCGTCTTCAAGCGTTACACGAACAGTACGAAGGTTTGGTAAAAAACGGCGCTTGGTTCTGTTTTTCGCGTGAGAAACATTGTTCCCGCTCATTGGGCCTTTACCGCTAATAGCACATCTTCTTGCCATTTTGAGGCTCCTTGCAAAATTTTAGTTGCGAATTATAGCAGAGCCAACCCAAAGCATTTCTTAAAAACTTTTCACATCGTGTTACCCTCTCGGACAGCGCGGGGTTTCTGTTTTTGCCCCCCGTATCATAAAGTTTTCTTTTAACGTATACACATTACAATTAGTCGATATTTAACAACAATGGAGTCGTGCGGAACGTGATAACCCAAGAACAGATAACCCGTTATATCCAGAGCGTCCCTGCCGCTCCCTCAATCATCCGCCAGACGCTCGAACACGTCCGCAACGGTGATCTCCCCAAAGCCGCCAAATGCGCCGATGAAGATCCCGCACTCAAACTCTATCTCAAAACGCTGATCAACCGCCCCGTTTACGGTTTCCGCAACGAGGTCAGCAGCCTCCCCCAGATTTTCGGGATACTGGGGCTCTCCAGCGCACAGCAGATCCTCTATAACTACCTGATGTCGCTCCTTGTTCCCAAGGAATGGGGCCTTTTTTCCCTGTCGCACCAGGCATTTTACGATCTTCAGGCCTCCCTCGGCCGGAAATGGGAAACGATTCTCAAACACCTCGGGCTCCTCAACCGCGACAACGAAAGCGCCATCTCACTCCTCCCCGCGAGCATCATCGTGTGCGACGCCCTGTTCAAAGAACACAAAGAGGAAGTGGCTCAGCTGCGCAGCGTCAAAGCACTCGATTACAACACGATCCTGCAGCGCCTCAGCGGCCGGAGCCTCTTCGACCTTTGCTCCGAAGTGGCCGAAAAGTGGGAGATGCCCGCCTCCATCGCCAAAACGGTCCACGCCGCATCGGGAAGCGACAAGGTGGAAGGGGAAACCGAAATCCTCGCCAAATGGATGCACCTTCTGCTCTTTTACGAGCTCTCCCAGTCCCCTTTCGTCGAAGCGGGGCTGAACGAACTCCTCGATTTCAACGTCGAATTCGTTCAGGACATTTACGAATCTTTTGCTCAGGTGGTAGGATACAATGAGACCAACGGTTAAAGGGAGAATCGCGATCTTCCAGCCCCAGGGATTTCTGGACGGCAACAACGCCCCCTCGTTTCTGACCATCGATGACATCAAGGCCACCGAAGCGCTCAACGTCGACATGCTCCTCGTTTCTCTGAAAAAAGTGATTTTTTTCAATAAGAACGGCCTTGACGTTTTCGTCCGGCTGCTCACCAACATCCGAAACAAAAACCATATCACGGTCGGATTGTGCGATTACGACCACGCCAAATTCCAGACGATCAACGCCTTTTACGGCGGCAGTCTCAATTTTTCCCTGTTTCGGAGCGAAAAAATCGCCGAGCTTTTCGCCCCGTCCAACAAAAGCGATTCGAAGACGGTTCTGATCTACAACGACGACCCCTCCCAGCGTTCGGCGATGGCGATCGAACTCTTCGATTACGGCCACAACCCGATCATCGCGCAGAGCAAAAAAGAGTTCGACGAAAAAAAGCAAAATCCGGATCTCTATTATGCGATCATCGAAGACACCTACCTGGGGCTTTTCGGGCAGAAAATCGCGACGCGGGTGACGGGGAACGCGGTCATTTATACGATTTCCAATTTCCTTGATGCCGAAGTCACCAACACCTTCAACATCGCCTACCATCTCAACTCGCTCAACGTCGGCTTCCGTCTCTTCATCTTCGACGCCTACAAAGTGGTCTCGATGAACGTCCATGCCCTGAACTTTTTCACCAAACTCGCCTCTTCCGCCGCCGAATACAATGCGACGATCTGTTTTGTGGGGCTGACGTTTGAAAAAACTCCCGAATCGTTCAAACACGACATGGAAGACGTCGGCATCCTCTTTTTCGACCAGATGGACGACATCCTCAAAAACAAAAAATTGCTCCAGGACCTGGGGGGAAGCGCCTCCTCCTCCAAACAAACCCGCTCGATTAACAAACCCCTGATCAACGAGCTTCCCAATTTCATCGAAGCGACCGTTTCGACCATCTCGATGATGACCAATGCGACCGCCGTCAAAAACTCGGTCAACATCCAGCATCTCGAAGTAACGATGGCGTACAACAAATATGCCAGTTCGATCGGCTTTTACGGGGACGTGGACGGGATCATCATCCTCATCTTCCCGAAAAAAATCGCCCAGAAAACGTGTGCGCTTCTCATCGGGGAATCGACCGAGGATGAAGAAGCGATCCTCGATTCCCTCGCCGAATTCGTCAACATCATCGGCGGACGGGCGAAAACGCTGCTCGCCGAGAAAAAAATCCGCGTCGACATCACCCTCCCCCGCACCTACCACAACGTCGACCAGTTGATGGAAATGGCCCAGAACAAAAAAGGGGTTCAGGTCAACCTCGATTTCGAAGGAAGCCAGTTCACCTTTTTTCTGACGCGCTGAACGGGTCTCCATTCCGCCTCTTTGAGGGTGAGCCGCATGCTACCCGCCCGACCAAAGCTCTCTCCAAATCTTTTTTGCTAAAATAGCGGAAAAAAAGTAAGGTGTTGCCCATGCTCGTCGCCCCGAGTGTCCTCTCCGCCGATTTCGGCAATCTTGAACGCGATGTCCGCGCCATCTGCGACGCGGGGTGCGATCTGGTCCACGTCGACGTCATGGACGGCCATTTCGTCCCGAATCTCACCATCGGACCGGTCGTGGTCAGCGCGATCGCCGCAGCCGCCACAAAACCCCTCGACATTCACCTCATGGTGCAGAACAATACTTTTTTCGTCGATCTTTTCGCCCCGCTCAAGCCCGAATACATCACCTTCCACATCGAAGAAGAAAAGCATCCCCACCGCCTCGTCCACTACATCCGTTCGCTGGGAATCAAACCGGGAATCGTCCTCAATCCCCACACCCCGGCTGAGACGGTCGAATACCTCCTCGCTGACATCGACATGGTTCTGGTGATGAGCGTCAATCCCGGTTTCGGGGGACAAAAATTCATTCCCGGCGTCATCGAGAAAATCAAACGCCTCAAAACGCTTCGCGATCGCATCAACCCCTCCTGCCTCATCGAAATCGACGGCGGCGTCGGGAACAAAAACATCGCGGAGCTCAAAGAAGCGGGCGTAGACGTATGCGTCGCCGGCAGCTACGTATTCGGCCAAAGCGACTACAAGGCCGCCATCGAAAGCTTGAAAATCTGACCATGCGCGTCAAGATCTGCGGCATTACGAACCTCGAAGACGCCCTGTACGCGATTGAAGCCGGGGCCGATGCTCTGGGCTTTGTTTTCTACCCCGAATCGCCCCGTTACGTCTCGGTCGAAACAGCCGCCGCGATCATTTCGAAGCTCCCCCCCTTTGTCGAGAAAGTCGCCCTGTTCGTCAATGAATCCCCCGAACGGATCCGTGCCGCCTGCCTCCAAAGCGGATGCACCCTTGCACAGATTCATTTCGACGTCGAAGACGATTTTTTCGCTTCCGTCGCGTATCCTGCACTGCGGGTCGTCCGCGCCCGCAAGCCCGAAGACATCACCGCCCATTCCGACGAATACCGCCTCATCGACGCCTTTTGCGAGGCGTACGGGGGGAGCGGCAAACGGCTCAACATCGAATGGTTTGAGAACGTCGACTGCTCCAAAATCATTCTCGCCGGGGGGCTGGATCCCGACAACGTCGCTTCCCTCAAACCATACGGGTTCTACGGCGTCGACGTCAGCAGCGGGGTCGAAGCTTCCTACGGTAAAAAAGACCCCCAAAAGGTTCGCCGTTTCATCGCAGAGGCGCGTGCGTGAATTCGCTCGATCCCAAGCTTCTTGCACGTCTGACCAGATACGGCATCCCTGCGGCGGAATTCGAATTGCTCGTCGGAAGCGCGGAGGAGATCGAATTGCTCAAAGCCCAGGGGCTTAATCTCCTGCTCGATAAAGACTCTTACCGCCTCCGCAGCGCGATCGATTCGGTCGATGACACCCTGTTTTGCGTCGTCGACATCGAAACGAACGGTTCCAAACCTTCCCGTGACCAGATCATCGAAATCGGCGCGGTGAAACTTCAAAACGGCCGTATTCTCGACACCTATGAGAGTCTTGTCTACTGCACCGAGATTTCCGAACAGATCAGCGAGATCACCGGTATCCGTGTCGAGCATACCCTTCAAGCCCCCCCGATGGCCAAAGTGATGCGTGAATTTCGTCTTTTTCTGGGCGATGCGGTGTTCGTCGGACACGATGCCAAATTCGACTACAACTTCGTTTCGGCGATGATGGAACGCTCTGGCCTTTCCAGACTGCTCAACCGATCCCTCTGCACGATCGATCTGGCCGAGAGGACGATCGAATCGGAGCGTTACGGCCTCGCCTATCTCAACGACCAGCTCTCACTCTACAAAGAGGCGACACATCACCGCGCCCTGTCGGATGCGATGACGACGACCAAGCTCCTTAAACGGACTCTGGCCCTCATTCCCCCCTCCATCGCCAGCGGCGAAGAGCTGATCGCCTTTTCCAAAGAGGCCAGACGGCTCAAGCGTCCGAAACCCAAACCCGAAACCGGCGATAGCGAAGAGAAAATATCCGTATAAACCCCGCATGAGGGTAAAGGAAGAAAACGAAGGTTCCGCCGGAGCGGAAAAGAGAGGTTATTCCGAAAAACGGCCCATACCGACGAGGCGGCGGTAACGTTTTTCCAGGCGCTCCGCGTCGTCCAGCGCGCGCAGGGTCTCCACCTGTTCGAGGAAATAGGTTTTCAGGGCATCGGCGGCCCCTTCTTTGTCACGGTGGGCACCGATCAGCGGTTCGTCAATGACGTCGTCGATCAGATCGAGTTCTTTGAGGTCGGCGCTGGTGATTTTAAGCGCTTTGGTCGCCGCTTCGACCTTCGCCGGATCGTTCCACAAAATCGCCGAACACCCTTCGGGAGAGATAACGCTGAAGACCGAATAACGCATCATCGCCAGCCGATCCGCAACGCCGATCGCGAGCGCCCCGCCGCTTCCCCCTTCGCCGATAACGACGGAGACGGTGATCGTATTGAGGTTCGAGAGTTCCATCAGGTTGCGGGCGATCGCTTCGCTCTGGTTACGTTCTTCCGCCCCAAGACCCGGGTATGCGCCCGGAGTGTCGATAAGCATCAGGACGGGGATGTTGAATTTCTCGGCCATTTTCGCCGCGCGGAGCGCCTTACGGTACCCTTCGGGGTGCGGCATACCGAAATTGCGCTTGAGCTTGTTCTTGGTCCCACGCCCTTTTTGTTCGCCGATCACCATGACCCGCTGGTCGCCCATGGTTCCGATATAGCAGACGATGGAGAGGTCATCGCGAAAGTGGCGGTCACCGTGAATTTCGTACTTTTTGTCGAGTATGAGGTTGATGTAGTCGAGCGCGTAAGGACGGTCCTGATGGCGCGCGAGCTGAAGTTCCTGATAGGGAGAGAGGTTCGAATAGGTTTTTTCGACTTCTCTGGCCAGATCCTGCTTTAGAATCTCGACGGCATGATGGTCGCAGCGGACCTCCGCGCTGATGATCTCTTCTTGGATCTGGCGGATGTTTTGTTCAAAATCTAGATAGGTCGCCAACGGCTTGCCCTCTTATATTTTTTTGAAAATGACGACCCCGTTGGTACCGCCAAATCCGAATGAGTTGCTCATGACAATATTGAGATCCGCTTTGCGCGCGGCATTGGGAACGATGTCCAGATCACAATTTTCGTCAGGATTGACGTAGTTGATCGTCGGAGGGATGATCCCATCACGTATCGCCATGATGCTGATAACTGCTTCGATACCGCCTGCCGCACCCAGGCAGTGGCCCGTTTGCCCTTTGGTCGAACTGACCGGCGGGCAGTTCTCTTTGCCGCCGAAAGCGATTTTCAATGCCGCCGTTTCGTTTTTATCGTTGGTCGGCGTACTGGTACCGTGGGCATTGACGTAATCGACTTTCGGATTTCCGGCCATGTTCAGCGCCGCTTTCATCGCACGCAGCGGCCCTTCAAGGCTTGGTGTAGTGATGTGGTTGGCATCGCCGCTTTCACCGAAACCGATCACTTCGGCGTAAATTCGGGCACCGCGGGCTACCGCGCTTTCGTACTCTTCCAGGACGAGGGCTGCCGCCCCTTCACCCATGACGAATCCGTCGCGCTCCGCATCGAAAGGACGTGATGCGTGTTTGGGGTCGTCGTTGCGGGTGCTGAGGGCTTTCATAGAGGCAAATCCGCCGATACCGACGCCGGTAATCGCCGATTCGGCCGCAACGACCAGCATTTGGTCCGCTCCGCCGATCATGATGGTTTTTGTCGCTTCGCTGATCGCGTGCGTTCCCGCCGCACATGCCGTGACGGCTGAGAGGTTCGGTCCTTGCAGGCCATGCTCGATCGTAACGAAGCCGCCGAGCATGTTCACCAGTGCGCCGGGGATGAAGAACGGAGAAATACGTCTTGGACCTTTTGTCTCGAGGATGATGGAGTTACGCTCGATGGAAGGAAGCCCTCCGATTCCCGATGCGGCGTCAATACCGAAACGTTCTTTGTTGAAACCTTCGGGGAAATTGGCATCGGCCATCGCTTCCTGGGCCGCTTTGATCCCGAGCTGGATGAAACGGTCCGCTTTTTTGACCTCTTTGGGGTCCATCACGGTTTCGGGGTCGAAGCCTTTGACTTCACCGGCAATCTGGGCGCCTTGATTCGAAGCGTCAAAAAGGGTGATCATATCGATGCCGCACTCACCTTCGCAAATCGCTTTAAAGGAGCTCTCTTTGTCATGACCAAGCGCATTGATCATTCCCAATCCGGTTACTACTACTCTTCTCACATTCTCTCCTGATGGTGGATGGTCTGAAACTTTAGCTCCATTGAGCCAATCTCTTAGACCATGAATTTATGGTGGGTGCTTATCAAGGCGTACGCCTCGATAAAGTTTTTAGTTTTTGCTTTCGATGTAGTTGATTACATCTTGAACAGTTTGGATTTTTTCCGCTTCGTCGTCAGGAATTTCGATATCGAATTTCTCTTCAAGAGCCATTACCAATTCTACAACGTCGAGGCTGTCCGCGCCGAGGTCTTCAACGAATTTAGAATCCTCTTTTACTTCGTCCGGGTTAACGCTCAGTTGCTCAACCACTACTTCTTTAATATCGTCCAAAAGTGCCATAATAGCTCCTGTTCTAATGAATAAAATCGCATAATTATAGCATATTTAACTTAAGAGGGGAAATCCCCCCTTACATCAGCATCCCGCCGTTGACCTTGAGGGTTTCGCCGGTGATGTAGCTCGCGTGATCGCTGAGCAAAAATGCCGTCGCTTCGGCCACCTCTTTGGCTTCGCCGAAACGGCCCATCGGGATTTTGGAGGTGAACGACGCCTTGATCTCCTCGCTGAGAACGTCCGTCATATCGGTCGCGATGAAACCCGGGGTGACGGTGTTGTAACGGATACCGCTCGAAGCGGCTTCCTGTGCGAAACTTTTCGTCATCGCGATGACTCCCCCTTTGGAAGCCGCATAGTTGGTCTGCCCCGCATTGCCCGTCTCCCCGACGATCGAAGCGATGTTGACGACGGCGCCGAATTTTTTCTTCCGCATCGCTTTGAACGATTCGCGGCAGCCGACGAAAGCTGAAAGGAGATTGGCGTTGATGACCGCCATGAAATCGTCGCTTTTCATCCGAAGCGCCAGTCCGTCTTTCGTAATCCCGGCGTTGTTGACCAGATACGAGAGCTCCCCGTCGGCATCGATGATCGTCTGGATCGCGTCGACGAATGCCGCTTCGTCGGCAACGTCGAATCCGATCACCGCCGCCGTTCCGCCCGCCGCTTCGATCTGTGCTTTCACTTCGTCCGCCGCCGCCGCGCCGCTGCGGTAATTGATCCATACTTTAAGACCGTATCCCGCCAGCACTTTTGCCACTTCCGCGCCGATTCCGCGGCTTGAACCCGTTACCAATACATTTTTACCCGTAAATTTCATGTGATTCCTTATTTTGTAATATTCTTTTCTCCCGCATCCGAAAGATGCGGACAGCCTCAGGAGATTGCAAAGGACTTGCGTTCGATGCGTTTATATCAATGCCCCGTCCATCTCTGCGGGGATCTGCAGCCCCATCAGCTTCAGTACCGTCGGTGCGACGTTGTTGAGCGCGCCCGGATGGACCTGCTCGACCCCCTCGGCCATCACGAAACACCACACTTTCCCCACCGTATGGTTGGTCAGCATGTTCCCCGCGTCGTCGCGCATCTCTTCGCAGTTGCCGTGATCGGAGGTGAGGACCATCGCATAATCGTTGCGCTTGGCGGCCTCTACGATCCGGCCGAGCTGTTCGTCGACCGCTTCGACCCCTTTGATCGCCGCTTCGAAATTCCCCGTATGGCCGACCATGTCGCCGTTGGCAAAATTGACGACGACGAAATCGATCCCTTCGTCCATCGCCCTGACCACTACGTCGCCCACTTCGGAAGCCGACATTTCAGGCTTCATATCGTAGGTTTTAACCTGCGGACTGGGGATCAGCACCCGCGTTTCGTTCTCAAAAGGTTCCTCGACCCCGCCGTTAAAGAAAAACGTGACGTGGGCGTATTTTTCGGTTTCGGCAGTGTGCAGCTGACGTAGCCCGGCTTTGGAAATCACCTCGGAAAGGACGTTTGCGGGGACTTCTTTGGGGAAAAGGACGGGATAGGGAAAGTTTTTGTCGTACTGCGTCATCGTCGCCATGTGCGTCGGTACGAACTCGCGCGCAAAGCCGCCGAACGCCGGATCGCCGATCGCGGCGGTGAGTTCGCGCATCCGGTCGCTGCGGAAATTGAGCATCAGCACCGCATCCCCGTTTTTGAAGCCGTCGTAGCCGTCGAACGCAGTGGGTGTGATGAATTCGTCGGTCTCGCCCGCGGCGTAGGCGTTTTCGATGTAGTCAAAAGCGCTCTGTTCGCTCAGGGGATGGGCCCTCACGATCGCATCGTACCCTTTTTGGACCCGTTCCCAGCGGTTGTCGCGGTCCATGGCGAAAAATCGCCCCCCCAGCGAAGCGATGCGGATATTGCTGTACGCGTGCGCCGTGACGTGGTGCAAAAAGAGTTTCGCCGACGTCGGAGCGACGTCGCGGCCGTCGGTGATCAGGTGCAGCCATACCTCTTTGCCCGCTTCGGCGGCGATTTCGGCGACTCCCATGATGTGGTCGATGTGCGAATGGACTCCGCCGTCGCTCATCAGGCCGATCAGGTGCAACCGCTTGCTCGTTTTGAGCAGTCCCGAAAAAACGGGGTTTTTGGCGAAGCTCTCTTCCTGAAGCGCCAGCGAAATTTTGACGAGATCCTGGTACAGTACCCGTCCGCTTCCGATGCTCATGTGCCCCACTTCGGAATTGCCCATCTGACCTTCGGGAAGGCCGACGCTGAGACCGAACGTGTCGATCAGCGAATGGGGAACGTCCGCAAACAGCCGCTCATACGTCGGTTTGCGGGCCGCGTGGAACGCATTGTAATCGCGTTTGGGCGAATAACCGATCCCGTCGGTGATGACCAAAACGGTTTTTTTGCTCAAGTTGGCTCCTTGATTAATCAAACTTTGTGCGGATTATATTAAAATGTCACTTTTGCATTGCTTTTGAAATCTTATCAGAAAGAAAAGAGTTAATTTAATGTTATATTGGTTTCATCAGATTCTCGGCATCAACCTCTTCCAGTACATCACCGTCCGCGCGGGTGTGGCGTTTTTCATCGGCCTGTTTCTCACCCTTTTTCTCATGCCCCGTTTCATCGCCTGGGCACAACGTTCCAGCCGCGTTCAGCCCATCAACGAATACGTCAGCGCCCACCAGGGGAAAGCAAAAACCCCGACCATGGGGGGAATCGTATTCGTCGCTTCCACGATCATCGCTTCGCTGCTGACGGTCAACCTTCTCAACCCGTTCGCCGTGGGTGCGATTCTGACCCTGATTTTCTATGCCTACATCGGTTTTACCGACGATTGGGGCAAAATTCGCGGCGGCCATAATCTGGCCGGACTCACCGCTCGCGCCAAAATGGCCCTACAGCTCATCTTCGGTGTAGCCATCGGGGCTTTTTTGATCTATTACGCGAAACTCGATACCGGATTCTACCTCCCGTTCATCAAATCCAGCCTTTTCGACATGGGGTGGTTCAGCATTGCGTTCTGGGTCCTCGTCATCATCGCCACTTCCAATGCCGTCAACCTGACCGACGGCCTTGACGGTCTGGCGACGGTCCCTTCGATTTTCGCCCTCCTTTCACTGAGCGTGATTGTCTACATCGTCGGTAACGCCGCACTCGCCCACTACCTCCTGATGCCCAAAATCC is a genomic window containing:
- the mraY gene encoding phospho-N-acetylmuramoyl-pentapeptide-transferase; the encoded protein is MLYWFHQILGINLFQYITVRAGVAFFIGLFLTLFLMPRFIAWAQRSSRVQPINEYVSAHQGKAKTPTMGGIVFVASTIIASLLTVNLLNPFAVGAILTLIFYAYIGFTDDWGKIRGGHNLAGLTARAKMALQLIFGVAIGAFLIYYAKLDTGFYLPFIKSSLFDMGWFSIAFWVLVIIATSNAVNLTDGLDGLATVPSIFALLSLSVIVYIVGNAALAHYLLMPKIPAGEVVIISAALMGSLLGFLWFNCHPAQVFMGDSGSLTLGAFIAYMAIIGKSEVLLILIGLIFVIETVSVILQVGSYKLRKKRVFLMAPIHHHFEMKQWAENKIIVRFWIISLLSNILALITLKIR
- a CDS encoding 3'-5' exonuclease, with amino-acid sequence MNSLDPKLLARLTRYGIPAAEFELLVGSAEEIELLKAQGLNLLLDKDSYRLRSAIDSVDDTLFCVVDIETNGSKPSRDQIIEIGAVKLQNGRILDTYESLVYCTEISEQISEITGIRVEHTLQAPPMAKVMREFRLFLGDAVFVGHDAKFDYNFVSAMMERSGLSRLLNRSLCTIDLAERTIESERYGLAYLNDQLSLYKEATHHRALSDAMTTTKLLKRTLALIPPSIASGEELIAFSKEARRLKRPKPKPETGDSEEKISV
- a CDS encoding chemotaxis protein CheX; this encodes MRPTVKGRIAIFQPQGFLDGNNAPSFLTIDDIKATEALNVDMLLVSLKKVIFFNKNGLDVFVRLLTNIRNKNHITVGLCDYDHAKFQTINAFYGGSLNFSLFRSEKIAELFAPSNKSDSKTVLIYNDDPSQRSAMAIELFDYGHNPIIAQSKKEFDEKKQNPDLYYAIIEDTYLGLFGQKIATRVTGNAVIYTISNFLDAEVTNTFNIAYHLNSLNVGFRLFIFDAYKVVSMNVHALNFFTKLASSAAEYNATICFVGLTFEKTPESFKHDMEDVGILFFDQMDDILKNKKLLQDLGGSASSSKQTRSINKPLINELPNFIEATVSTISMMTNATAVKNSVNIQHLEVTMAYNKYASSIGFYGDVDGIIILIFPKKIAQKTCALLIGESTEDEEAILDSLAEFVNIIGGRAKTLLAEKKIRVDITLPRTYHNVDQLMEMAQNKKGVQVNLDFEGSQFTFFLTR
- a CDS encoding HDOD domain-containing protein, whose product is MRNVITQEQITRYIQSVPAAPSIIRQTLEHVRNGDLPKAAKCADEDPALKLYLKTLINRPVYGFRNEVSSLPQIFGILGLSSAQQILYNYLMSLLVPKEWGLFSLSHQAFYDLQASLGRKWETILKHLGLLNRDNESAISLLPASIIVCDALFKEHKEEVAQLRSVKALDYNTILQRLSGRSLFDLCSEVAEKWEMPASIAKTVHAASGSDKVEGETEILAKWMHLLLFYELSQSPFVEAGLNELLDFNVEFVQDIYESFAQVVGYNETNG
- the rpmB gene encoding 50S ribosomal protein L28, with amino-acid sequence MARRCAISGKGPMSGNNVSHAKNRTKRRFLPNLRTVRVTLEDGTTKKLKISASELRTLKKDS
- the accA gene encoding acetyl-CoA carboxylase carboxyl transferase subunit alpha encodes the protein MATYLDFEQNIRQIQEEIISAEVRCDHHAVEILKQDLAREVEKTYSNLSPYQELQLARHQDRPYALDYINLILDKKYEIHGDRHFRDDLSIVCYIGTMGDQRVMVIGEQKGRGTKNKLKRNFGMPHPEGYRKALRAAKMAEKFNIPVLMLIDTPGAYPGLGAEERNQSEAIARNLMELSNLNTITVSVVIGEGGSGGALAIGVADRLAMMRYSVFSVISPEGCSAILWNDPAKVEAATKALKITSADLKELDLIDDVIDEPLIGAHRDKEGAADALKTYFLEQVETLRALDDAERLEKRYRRLVGMGRFSE
- the acpP gene encoding acyl carrier protein — translated: MALLDDIKEVVVEQLSVNPDEVKEDSKFVEDLGADSLDVVELVMALEEKFDIEIPDDEAEKIQTVQDVINYIESKN
- a CDS encoding phosphoribosylanthranilate isomerase, whose amino-acid sequence is MRVKICGITNLEDALYAIEAGADALGFVFYPESPRYVSVETAAAIISKLPPFVEKVALFVNESPERIRAACLQSGCTLAQIHFDVEDDFFASVAYPALRVVRARKPEDITAHSDEYRLIDAFCEAYGGSGKRLNIEWFENVDCSKIILAGGLDPDNVASLKPYGFYGVDVSSGVEASYGKKDPQKVRRFIAEARA
- a CDS encoding beta-ketoacyl-ACP synthase II codes for the protein MRRVVVTGLGMINALGHDKESSFKAICEGECGIDMITLFDASNQGAQIAGEVKGFDPETVMDPKEVKKADRFIQLGIKAAQEAMADANFPEGFNKERFGIDAASGIGGLPSIERNSIILETKGPRRISPFFIPGALVNMLGGFVTIEHGLQGPNLSAVTACAAGTHAISEATKTIMIGGADQMLVVAAESAITGVGIGGFASMKALSTRNDDPKHASRPFDAERDGFVMGEGAAALVLEEYESAVARGARIYAEVIGFGESGDANHITTPSLEGPLRAMKAALNMAGNPKVDYVNAHGTSTPTNDKNETAALKIAFGGKENCPPVSSTKGQTGHCLGAAGGIEAVISIMAIRDGIIPPTINYVNPDENCDLDIVPNAARKADLNIVMSNSFGFGGTNGVVIFKKI
- the gpmI gene encoding 2,3-bisphosphoglycerate-independent phosphoglycerate mutase; the encoded protein is MSKKTVLVITDGIGYSPKRDYNAFHAARKPTYERLFADVPHSLIDTFGLSVGLPEGQMGNSEVGHMSIGSGRVLYQDLVKISLALQEESFAKNPVFSGLLKTSKRLHLIGLMSDGGVHSHIDHIMGVAEIAAEAGKEVWLHLITDGRDVAPTSAKLFLHHVTAHAYSNIRIASLGGRFFAMDRDNRWERVQKGYDAIVRAHPLSEQSAFDYIENAYAAGETDEFITPTAFDGYDGFKNGDAVLMLNFRSDRMRELTAAIGDPAFGGFAREFVPTHMATMTQYDKNFPYPVLFPKEVPANVLSEVISKAGLRQLHTAETEKYAHVTFFFNGGVEEPFENETRVLIPSPQVKTYDMKPEMSASEVGDVVVRAMDEGIDFVVVNFANGDMVGHTGNFEAAIKGVEAVDEQLGRIVEAAKRNDYAMVLTSDHGNCEEMRDDAGNMLTNHTVGKVWCFVMAEGVEQVHPGALNNVAPTVLKLMGLQIPAEMDGALI
- the rpe gene encoding ribulose-phosphate 3-epimerase encodes the protein MLVAPSVLSADFGNLERDVRAICDAGCDLVHVDVMDGHFVPNLTIGPVVVSAIAAAATKPLDIHLMVQNNTFFVDLFAPLKPEYITFHIEEEKHPHRLVHYIRSLGIKPGIVLNPHTPAETVEYLLADIDMVLVMSVNPGFGGQKFIPGVIEKIKRLKTLRDRINPSCLIEIDGGVGNKNIAELKEAGVDVCVAGSYVFGQSDYKAAIESLKI
- the fabG gene encoding 3-oxoacyl-ACP reductase FabG; the protein is MKFTGKNVLVTGSSRGIGAEVAKVLAGYGLKVWINYRSGAAAADEVKAQIEAAGGTAAVIGFDVADEAAFVDAIQTIIDADGELSYLVNNAGITKDGLALRMKSDDFMAVINANLLSAFVGCRESFKAMRKKKFGAVVNIASIVGETGNAGQTNYAASKGGVIAMTKSFAQEAASSGIRYNTVTPGFIATDMTDVLSEEIKASFTSKIPMGRFGEAKEVAEATAFLLSDHASYITGETLKVNGGMLM